Proteins co-encoded in one Pseudomonas fluorescens genomic window:
- the rplU gene encoding 50S ribosomal protein L21, with product MYAVIVTGGKQYKVAEGEYLKIEKLEVATGESVTFDRVLLVANGDDVNIGAPVVAGATVKAEVISQGRHDKVRIIKFRRRKHHMKRMGHRQWFTEIKITGIQA from the coding sequence ATGTACGCAGTAATCGTTACCGGCGGTAAGCAATACAAGGTCGCTGAAGGTGAATACCTGAAGATCGAAAAACTGGAAGTCGCTACTGGCGAATCCGTGACTTTTGACCGCGTTCTGTTGGTCGCCAATGGCGACGACGTGAACATCGGCGCACCTGTTGTTGCTGGCGCAACCGTCAAGGCTGAAGTGATCTCCCAAGGTCGTCACGATAAAGTCCGCATCATCAAGTTCCGTCGCCGTAAGCACCACATGAAGCGTATGGGCCACCGCCAGTGGTTCACCGAGATCAAAATCACCGGTATTCAGGCTTAA
- the gdhA gene encoding NADP-specific glutamate dehydrogenase codes for MIESVESFLARLKKRDPDQPEFHQAVEEVLRSLWPFLEANPHYLPSGILERLCEPERAVVFRVSWVDDQGKVQVNRGFRIQMNSAIGPYKGGLRFHPSVNLGVLKFLAFEQTFKNALTSLPMGGGKGGSDFDPKGKSDAEVMRFCQAFMSELYRHIGADVDVPAGDIGVGAREIGFLFGQYKRLSNQFTSVLTGKGMTYGGSLIRPEATGFGCVYFAEEMLKRREQTVEGKRVAISGSGNVAQYAARKVMDLGGKVISLSDSEGTLYCEAGLSEEQWLALLELKNVKRGRISELATAFGLEFRAGQLPWSLPCDIALPCATQNELDAEAARTLLRNGCVCVAEGANMPTTLEAVDIFIEAGILFAPGKASNAGGVAVSGLEMSQNAMRLLWTAGEVDNKLHAIMQSIHHACVHYGEENGRINYVKGANIAGFVKVADAMLAQGVV; via the coding sequence ATGATCGAATCCGTCGAATCCTTCCTCGCCCGTCTGAAAAAACGCGATCCGGATCAGCCCGAATTCCACCAGGCCGTTGAAGAAGTCCTGCGCAGCCTGTGGCCGTTTCTCGAAGCCAATCCGCACTATCTGCCCTCGGGAATTCTGGAGCGCCTCTGCGAGCCGGAGCGGGCGGTGGTGTTCCGGGTGTCGTGGGTCGACGATCAGGGCAAGGTCCAGGTCAATCGCGGTTTCCGCATCCAGATGAACAGCGCCATCGGCCCGTACAAGGGCGGTTTGCGCTTCCACCCTTCGGTGAATCTGGGCGTGCTGAAATTCCTCGCCTTCGAGCAGACCTTCAAGAACGCCCTGACCTCGCTGCCCATGGGCGGCGGCAAGGGCGGTTCGGATTTCGATCCGAAGGGCAAGAGCGACGCCGAAGTCATGCGTTTCTGCCAGGCATTCATGAGCGAACTGTACCGGCACATCGGCGCCGACGTGGACGTGCCGGCCGGCGATATCGGTGTCGGCGCACGGGAGATCGGTTTTCTGTTCGGTCAGTACAAACGCCTGAGCAACCAGTTCACCAGCGTGCTGACCGGCAAGGGCATGACCTATGGCGGCAGCCTGATCCGCCCGGAAGCCACGGGTTTCGGTTGCGTGTACTTCGCCGAAGAAATGCTCAAGCGCCGCGAGCAGACCGTCGAAGGCAAGCGCGTGGCGATTTCCGGATCCGGCAACGTTGCACAATACGCCGCTCGCAAAGTGATGGACCTGGGCGGCAAGGTGATTTCCCTGTCCGACTCCGAAGGCACGCTGTATTGCGAAGCGGGTCTGAGCGAAGAGCAGTGGCTGGCGCTGCTGGAACTGAAGAACGTCAAGCGTGGGCGGATCAGCGAACTGGCGACGGCATTCGGCCTGGAGTTCCGCGCCGGTCAACTGCCATGGTCGTTGCCGTGCGATATCGCGCTGCCGTGCGCGACCCAGAACGAACTCGACGCCGAAGCTGCCCGCACCCTGCTGCGCAACGGCTGTGTGTGCGTGGCCGAGGGCGCGAACATGCCGACCACCCTTGAGGCTGTGGATATCTTTATCGAGGCGGGCATTCTGTTTGCGCCGGGCAAGGCATCGAATGCCGGCGGTGTGGCAGTCAGCGGCCTGGAAATGTCGCAGAATGCCATGCGCCTGTTGTGGACGGCGGGTGAGGTAGACAACAAGTTGCACGCGATCATGCAGTCGATCCACCACGCCTGTGTGCATTACGGTGAGGAAAACGGCCGGATCAACTACGTCAAAGGCGCGAACATCGCCGGGTTCGTCAAGGTCGCCGACGCGATGTTGGCGCAAGGAGTGGTTTAA
- a CDS encoding polyprenyl synthetase family protein, with protein sequence MQPQAFYRAVADDFSAVDGIIKKQLTSRVPLVSKIGDYITSAGGKRLRPLLVLLCGKALGREGDDMRLLAATIEFLHTATLLHDDVVDMSGMRRGRSTANAMWGNAPSVLVGDFLYSRSFEMMVELGSMPVMKILSQATRIIAEGEVLQLSKVRDASTTEETYMEVIRGKTAMLFEASTHSAAALAGATAEQSEALRTFGDHLGVAFQLVDDLLDYKGDAETLGKNVGDDLAEGKPTLPLIYTMREGTPEQAALVRQAIQKGGIEDLESIRIAVEASGSLEYTAQLARDYVARAINCLEVLPASEYRDALVELSEFAVARTH encoded by the coding sequence ATGCAACCCCAAGCTTTCTACCGCGCGGTGGCGGACGATTTTAGCGCCGTCGACGGCATCATCAAGAAGCAGCTGACTTCCCGAGTGCCGCTGGTATCGAAAATCGGCGATTACATCACGTCGGCCGGCGGCAAACGCTTGCGCCCTTTATTGGTGCTGCTGTGTGGCAAGGCCCTGGGTCGCGAAGGCGACGACATGCGTCTGCTGGCCGCCACCATCGAATTCCTGCACACCGCCACCCTGCTGCATGACGACGTGGTCGACATGTCCGGCATGCGCCGTGGCCGTTCGACCGCCAACGCCATGTGGGGCAATGCCCCGAGCGTGCTGGTCGGCGATTTCCTGTACTCGCGTTCGTTCGAAATGATGGTCGAACTGGGTTCGATGCCGGTGATGAAGATCCTGTCCCAGGCCACGCGCATCATCGCCGAAGGCGAAGTGCTGCAGCTGTCCAAGGTTCGCGACGCGAGCACCACCGAAGAAACCTACATGGAAGTCATCCGCGGCAAGACCGCGATGCTGTTCGAGGCTTCGACCCACAGCGCCGCAGCGCTGGCCGGTGCGACCGCCGAGCAGAGCGAAGCCCTGCGCACCTTCGGCGATCACCTGGGCGTGGCGTTTCAGCTGGTCGACGACCTGCTCGACTACAAGGGCGACGCCGAAACCCTGGGCAAGAACGTCGGTGACGATCTGGCCGAAGGCAAGCCGACCCTGCCGCTGATCTACACCATGCGCGAAGGCACGCCAGAGCAAGCTGCACTGGTACGTCAGGCGATCCAGAAAGGCGGGATCGAAGACCTGGAAAGCATCCGCATTGCCGTGGAAGCGTCCGGTTCGCTTGAATACACCGCACAACTGGCTCGCGACTACGTGGCCCGTGCGATCAACTGCCTCGAAGTATTGCCGGCCAGCGAATACCGCGATGCACTGGTTGAACTGAGCGAGTTCGCGGTCGCCCGCACGCACTGA
- a CDS encoding DUF6482 family protein, translated as MNLQELNAFAIARKVDELNLISMEGGIYLLEARMHGAAYPLSDPQGKMLMLRSVEHARDVLHNLPVLPFNLVHTSVHDEMCGLGASGEESLKVPLAWRSAL; from the coding sequence ATGAACCTGCAAGAGTTGAATGCGTTTGCCATCGCCAGGAAGGTCGATGAGCTGAACCTGATCTCCATGGAGGGCGGAATCTACCTGCTCGAGGCGCGGATGCACGGCGCGGCGTACCCGTTGAGCGATCCCCAGGGCAAGATGCTGATGCTGCGCTCGGTGGAGCATGCCCGGGATGTCCTGCACAACCTTCCGGTGCTGCCGTTCAACCTGGTCCACACCTCGGTACATGATGAAATGTGCGGTCTTGGTGCCAGCGGCGAAGAAAGCCTGAAAGTGCCGCTGGCCTGGCGCTCGGCACTGTAG
- a CDS encoding FKBP-type peptidyl-prolyl cis-trans isomerase, which produces MSEVNLSTDETRVSYGIGRQLGDQLRDNPPPGVSLDAILAGLTDAFAGKPSRVGQEELSASFKVIREIMQAEAAAKAEAAAGEGRAFLAENAKKDGITTLASGLQFEVLTQGEGAKPSREDTVRTHYHGTLIDGTVFDSSYERGQPAEFPVGGVIAGWTEALQLMNAGSKWRLYVPSELAYGAQGVGSIPPHSVLVFDVELLDVL; this is translated from the coding sequence ATGTCCGAAGTAAATCTGTCCACCGACGAAACCCGCGTCAGCTACGGTATCGGCCGTCAGCTGGGTGACCAGCTGCGCGACAACCCGCCACCGGGTGTCAGCCTGGACGCCATCCTGGCCGGTCTGACTGACGCATTCGCGGGCAAGCCAAGCCGCGTGGGTCAGGAAGAGCTGTCCGCCAGCTTCAAGGTGATCCGCGAGATCATGCAAGCCGAAGCCGCTGCCAAGGCCGAAGCCGCCGCTGGCGAAGGTCGTGCGTTCCTGGCTGAAAACGCCAAGAAAGACGGCATCACCACTCTGGCTTCCGGTCTGCAATTCGAAGTGCTGACTCAGGGCGAAGGCGCCAAGCCATCCCGTGAAGACACCGTGCGTACTCACTACCACGGCACGCTGATCGACGGCACTGTGTTCGACAGCTCCTACGAGCGTGGCCAGCCGGCAGAGTTCCCGGTCGGCGGCGTGATCGCCGGCTGGACCGAAGCCCTGCAACTGATGAATGCCGGCAGCAAGTGGCGTCTGTACGTGCCGAGCGAACTGGCTTACGGCGCTCAAGGCGTTGGCAGCATCCCGCCGCACAGCGTTCTGGTGTTCGACGTCGAGCTGCTCGACGTTCTGTAA
- a CDS encoding Lon protease family protein yields MPDPVAASLRLAPEALTRPFSAEQFSFTTTNDLEPFRGVLGQERAVEALQFGVAMPRPGYNVFVMGEPGTGRFSFVKRYLKAEGKRLQTPADWVYVNNFDEPREPRALELPSGSAGAFIGDINGLIDNLLATFPAVFEHPSYQQKKSAIDRAFNQRYDKALDVIERLALEKDVALYRDSSNIAFTPMLEGKALDEAEFAQLPEAERERFHDDISGLEERLNEELASLPQWKRESSNQLRQLNEETITLALQPLLAPLSEKYAENAAVCGYLQAMQVYLLKTVVEQLVDDSKTDAVARKLLEEQYAPSLVVGHPHSGGAPVVFEPHPTYENLFGRIEYTTDQGALYTTYRQLRPGALHRANGGFLILEAEKMLGEPFVWDALKRALQSRKLKMESPLGEMGRFATMTLNPQFIPLNVKVIIIGARQLYYTLQDLDPDFQEMFRVLVDFDEDIPMVDESLEQFAQLLKTRTSEEGMAPLTADAVARLATYSARLAEHQGRLSARIGDLFQLVSEADFIRHLASDEMTDAGHIERALKAKATRTGRVSARILDDMLAGIILIDTDGAAVGKCNGLTVLEVGDSAFGVPARISATVYPGGSGIVDIEREVNLGQPIHSKGVMILTGYLGSRYAQEFPLAISASIALEQSYGYVDGDSASLGEACTLISALSKTPLKQCFAITGSINQFGEVQAVGGVNEKIEGFFRLCEARGLTGEQGAIIPHANVATLMLDEKVLAAVRAGQFHVYAVRQADEALSLLVGEPAGEPNENGEFPEGSVNARVVERLRVIAEMISEEDLKEAEKELAQEALAEAKPA; encoded by the coding sequence ATGCCTGATCCTGTTGCTGCCAGCTTGCGTCTAGCGCCCGAAGCGCTGACCCGTCCGTTTTCCGCTGAACAGTTCAGCTTCACTACCACCAATGATCTGGAGCCCTTTCGCGGTGTGCTTGGCCAGGAACGTGCGGTCGAAGCCTTGCAGTTCGGTGTGGCCATGCCACGCCCCGGTTACAACGTATTCGTCATGGGCGAGCCCGGCACCGGCCGTTTCTCGTTCGTCAAACGCTACCTGAAGGCCGAAGGCAAACGCCTGCAGACCCCGGCGGACTGGGTCTACGTCAACAATTTCGATGAGCCGCGCGAACCCCGCGCCCTGGAATTGCCATCGGGCAGCGCCGGTGCCTTCATCGGCGACATCAACGGCCTGATCGACAACCTGCTGGCGACCTTTCCTGCGGTGTTCGAACACCCGTCCTACCAGCAGAAGAAGAGCGCCATCGACCGCGCCTTCAATCAGCGCTACGACAAGGCACTGGACGTCATCGAACGTCTGGCCCTGGAAAAAGACGTCGCCCTGTACCGCGACAGCAGCAACATCGCCTTCACCCCGATGCTTGAGGGCAAGGCGCTGGACGAAGCCGAATTCGCCCAGTTGCCGGAAGCCGAGCGCGAACGCTTTCACGACGATATTTCCGGCCTCGAAGAACGCCTGAACGAAGAATTGGCGAGCCTGCCGCAGTGGAAACGCGAATCGAGCAACCAACTGCGTCAGCTCAATGAAGAAACCATCACCCTGGCCTTGCAGCCTTTGCTCGCACCGCTGTCGGAGAAGTACGCGGAAAACGCGGCCGTCTGCGGTTACCTGCAAGCGATGCAGGTGTATCTGCTGAAAACCGTGGTCGAGCAATTGGTCGATGACAGCAAGACCGATGCGGTCGCGCGCAAGCTGCTGGAAGAACAATACGCGCCGAGCCTGGTGGTCGGTCATCCACACAGTGGCGGTGCACCGGTGGTATTTGAGCCGCATCCGACCTACGAAAACCTGTTCGGCCGCATCGAATACACCACCGATCAAGGCGCGCTCTACACCACCTATCGTCAGTTGCGTCCGGGTGCGCTGCACCGCGCAAACGGTGGTTTCCTGATCCTCGAAGCGGAAAAAATGCTCGGCGAGCCATTCGTATGGGATGCGCTCAAGCGCGCCCTGCAATCGCGCAAGCTGAAAATGGAATCGCCGCTGGGCGAGATGGGGCGTTTCGCTACCATGACGCTCAACCCACAGTTCATTCCGTTGAATGTCAAAGTGATCATCATTGGCGCGCGTCAGCTGTACTACACGCTGCAGGACCTCGATCCGGACTTCCAGGAGATGTTCCGTGTTCTGGTGGATTTCGACGAAGACATCCCGATGGTCGACGAGAGTCTGGAGCAGTTTGCCCAGTTGCTGAAAACCCGTACTTCGGAAGAAGGCATGGCGCCGCTGACCGCCGACGCGGTGGCGCGTCTGGCGACTTACAGCGCGCGTCTGGCCGAGCATCAGGGGCGGTTGTCGGCGCGGATCGGCGATCTGTTCCAGCTGGTCAGCGAGGCGGATTTCATTCGTCACCTGGCCAGCGATGAAATGACCGACGCGGGCCACATCGAACGCGCCCTGAAGGCCAAGGCTACCCGCACCGGCCGTGTGTCGGCACGGATTCTCGACGACATGCTGGCAGGGATCATCCTGATCGACACCGACGGCGCGGCGGTCGGCAAGTGCAACGGCCTGACCGTGCTCGAAGTCGGTGACTCGGCGTTCGGGGTGCCGGCGCGGATTTCCGCCACGGTCTACCCGGGCGGCAGCGGCATCGTCGACATCGAGCGCGAGGTCAACCTCGGTCAGCCGATTCACTCCAAGGGCGTGATGATTCTCACCGGGTATCTGGGCAGCCGTTACGCCCAGGAATTCCCGCTGGCGATTTCCGCCAGCATCGCGCTGGAGCAGTCCTACGGCTACGTCGATGGCGACAGTGCGTCGCTGGGCGAGGCGTGCACGCTGATTTCGGCCTTGTCGAAAACCCCGCTCAAGCAGTGTTTTGCCATCACCGGATCGATCAACCAGTTCGGCGAAGTGCAGGCGGTGGGTGGGGTCAACGAGAAGATCGAAGGCTTTTTCCGTCTCTGTGAAGCACGTGGACTGACAGGTGAGCAAGGCGCAATCATTCCTCACGCCAACGTCGCCACGCTGATGCTCGACGAGAAAGTGTTGGCTGCAGTGCGTGCAGGGCAGTTCCATGTTTATGCGGTGCGTCAGGCAGATGAAGCGCTGAGCCTGCTGGTGGGTGAGCCTGCCGGTGAGCCGAACGAGAATGGCGAGTTCCCGGAAGGCAGCGTCAACGCGCGCGTGGTGGAGCGTCTGCGGGTGATTGCCGAAATGATCAGCGAAGAAGACCTGAAAGAGGCCGAGAAGGAACTGGCGCAGGAGGCGCTGGCCGAGGCCAAGCCGGCGTAA
- the rpmA gene encoding 50S ribosomal protein L27, which translates to MAHKKAGGSTRNGRDSEAKRLGVKMYGGQVIKAGNIIVRQRGTQFHAGYGVGMGKDHTLFAKIEGVIKFEVKGAFGRRYVSVVAA; encoded by the coding sequence ATGGCACACAAAAAAGCTGGTGGTAGTACCCGTAACGGTCGCGACTCAGAAGCCAAACGCCTTGGCGTGAAGATGTATGGCGGCCAGGTCATCAAGGCCGGCAACATCATCGTGCGTCAGCGCGGCACCCAATTCCACGCTGGTTACGGCGTTGGCATGGGTAAGGATCACACCCTCTTCGCGAAAATCGAAGGCGTGATCAAGTTTGAAGTAAAAGGCGCCTTCGGTCGTCGTTACGTGAGCGTTGTCGCAGCCTAA
- a CDS encoding PA4570 family protein: protein MTYLIDAWLDRPHPYLRILHRETGEVCAVLEEEALHELQDQGDLDVSGLSSSEPLVLKELVRNLFLFCYARALRPTSELHHKIEV from the coding sequence ATGACTTATTTGATCGACGCCTGGCTGGATCGCCCGCACCCGTACCTCAGGATCCTGCATCGGGAAACCGGCGAAGTCTGCGCGGTACTGGAAGAAGAGGCCCTGCACGAGTTGCAGGATCAAGGGGATCTGGACGTCAGCGGCCTGAGTTCCAGCGAACCGTTGGTGCTCAAGGAGCTGGTGCGCAATCTGTTCCTGTTCTGCTATGCCCGGGCCTTGCGCCCGACCAGTGAACTGCATCACAAGATCGAAGTATGA
- a CDS encoding GreA/GreB family elongation factor has protein sequence MSRAFVNEDNAAAQADQPVERQISTQPNYVTPQGLAQLQAKVAELQALHTEESAKGEQADKQRLADLERDLRYFNQRVGSAQVAPAPTSNEKVQIGSWVTYADEHNTERRVQLVGEDQADAANGLINWASPLGRALLGARLNDEVLWQRPAGNQLIEVIRIDLS, from the coding sequence ATGAGTCGCGCCTTCGTCAACGAAGACAACGCCGCTGCGCAAGCCGATCAGCCAGTCGAACGGCAGATCAGCACGCAGCCCAATTACGTCACGCCACAAGGACTTGCCCAGTTGCAGGCGAAAGTTGCCGAGCTGCAGGCGCTGCACACAGAAGAGTCCGCAAAGGGCGAACAGGCCGACAAACAGCGGCTGGCTGATCTCGAACGGGATTTGCGTTATTTCAATCAGCGGGTCGGCAGCGCTCAGGTCGCACCAGCTCCGACGTCCAACGAAAAGGTGCAGATCGGCAGTTGGGTCACCTACGCCGACGAACACAACACCGAGCGTCGGGTGCAACTGGTCGGCGAAGATCAGGCCGATGCCGCCAACGGCCTGATCAACTGGGCCTCACCGCTGGGCCGCGCGCTGCTTGGCGCACGACTCAACGACGAAGTGCTGTGGCAGCGTCCGGCCGGTAATCAACTGATCGAAGTGATCCGTATCGACCTGTCTTAA
- a CDS encoding Lnb N-terminal periplasmic domain-containing protein, whose product MLKRLAWLALCVCAPLSAAPHIDPQRLQQLASDRFWISLGHYETAKLGGWRSYVSDKKFFLAPDGNEHPDHELAATVQALYAPARLGEQHAQCVYPARTRWLKDQLNLTDLPTPDCSEFKKWFKDVSPHSAVMIFPAAYLNSPSSMFGHTLLRIDQADVQSDKTSLLSYAINFGAYIEGSDNSILYAWKGLMGGYPGLFALVPYQEKLSEYRSLENRDLWEYRLNLTQAETARMVEHVWELKQIQFDYFFFDENCSYRLLELLQVARPSLRLTEQFPLTAIPTDTVKAVKESGLVESIEYRPSRERELLSRAEPLTGQEQDWVQKVSADQQHLQDPAFQALPRDRQALIIDAAYRLERYRANGQERDPQRAQRSFELLRAINKNPAPELQIPQPGLPEDGHESRTWQAGLGTRGDRAFGEYGLRMAYHDLNDNAESFPLGAQIEILQMKLRQYEGNHWQFQQLDLATIRSLTPRNALLQPLSWQVTGGLERVPGKHDDENLVSHVNGGGGGTWALGDDVLGFALGTVRVEHNNDFAEFVSPAGGFNTGVLWKNPLGNLSVEAKGDYFFNGEVRRSLSLNQQWELSRNLGLRLSAQREFSHLATPETEVMLEVKWYHY is encoded by the coding sequence ATGCTCAAACGCCTTGCCTGGCTGGCGCTGTGTGTCTGCGCCCCGCTGTCCGCCGCGCCTCACATCGACCCTCAACGTTTGCAGCAACTGGCCAGCGACCGCTTCTGGATTTCCCTCGGTCATTACGAAACCGCCAAGCTCGGTGGCTGGCGCAGCTACGTCAGCGACAAAAAATTCTTCCTCGCTCCCGATGGCAACGAACACCCCGACCATGAACTGGCCGCCACCGTGCAAGCGCTGTACGCCCCCGCCCGTCTCGGTGAGCAACACGCCCAGTGCGTCTACCCGGCACGCACCCGCTGGCTGAAAGATCAACTCAACCTGACCGACCTGCCGACACCGGACTGCAGCGAATTCAAGAAGTGGTTCAAGGACGTCTCGCCCCACAGCGCGGTGATGATTTTCCCGGCGGCCTATCTCAACAGCCCGTCGTCGATGTTCGGTCACACCCTGCTGCGTATCGACCAGGCTGACGTACAGAGCGACAAGACGTCGCTGCTCAGTTACGCGATCAACTTCGGCGCCTACATCGAAGGTTCGGACAACAGCATTCTTTACGCCTGGAAAGGCCTGATGGGCGGTTATCCGGGGCTGTTCGCACTGGTGCCCTATCAGGAAAAACTCTCGGAATACCGCAGCCTGGAAAACCGCGACCTGTGGGAGTACCGGCTCAACCTGACGCAAGCAGAAACCGCACGCATGGTCGAGCATGTGTGGGAGTTGAAGCAGATTCAGTTCGACTATTTCTTCTTCGACGAAAACTGTTCCTATCGCCTGCTCGAACTGTTGCAGGTGGCACGCCCGAGCCTGCGCCTGACAGAACAGTTCCCGCTGACGGCGATCCCCACCGACACCGTCAAGGCGGTAAAGGAGTCCGGGCTGGTAGAGAGCATCGAATACCGCCCTTCCCGCGAGCGTGAATTGCTCAGCCGCGCCGAGCCACTGACCGGCCAAGAACAAGACTGGGTACAGAAAGTCAGCGCCGACCAGCAGCATTTGCAGGATCCAGCCTTCCAGGCCCTGCCCCGCGACCGCCAAGCGCTGATCATCGACGCCGCGTATCGGCTGGAACGCTACCGCGCCAACGGCCAGGAGCGTGATCCACAGCGAGCGCAGCGCAGTTTCGAACTGCTGCGGGCGATCAACAAGAACCCGGCGCCGGAGCTGCAAATCCCACAACCGGGCCTGCCCGAAGACGGCCACGAATCGCGCACCTGGCAGGCCGGTCTCGGCACGCGCGGAGACCGTGCGTTCGGCGAGTACGGCTTGCGCATGGCCTATCACGATCTCAACGACAACGCCGAAAGTTTCCCCCTCGGCGCGCAGATCGAAATCCTGCAGATGAAGCTGCGCCAGTACGAAGGCAATCACTGGCAATTCCAGCAGCTGGATCTGGCGACCATCCGCTCGCTGACGCCGCGCAATGCGCTGTTGCAGCCGCTGTCGTGGCAAGTTACCGGTGGCCTTGAACGTGTACCGGGCAAGCATGACGACGAAAACCTGGTCAGCCACGTCAATGGCGGCGGTGGCGGAACCTGGGCGCTGGGTGACGATGTGCTCGGTTTTGCCCTCGGCACGGTGCGCGTTGAACACAACAATGATTTCGCCGAATTCGTTTCCCCGGCAGGCGGTTTCAATACCGGCGTGCTTTGGAAGAACCCGTTGGGCAATCTCAGTGTGGAGGCCAAGGGCGATTACTTCTTCAATGGTGAAGTGCGCCGCAGTCTGAGTCTGAACCAGCAGTGGGAATTGTCGCGCAACCTCGGCTTGCGCCTGAGTGCCCAGCGCGAGTTCAGCCATCTGGCAACGCCGGAGACCGAGGTGATGCTGGAAGTGAAGTGGTATCACTACTGA
- a CDS encoding TIGR00645 family protein, with product MERFIENAMYATRWLLAPIYIGLSLGLLALALKFFQEVFHVIPNVFSMAESELILVLLSLIDMALVGGLLVMVMISGYENFVSELNIDEGKEKLSWLGTMDSSSLKMKVAASIVAISSIHLLRIFMDAKNVDPEHLMWYVIIHMTFVISAFAMGYLDKLTKH from the coding sequence ATGGAACGCTTTATCGAAAACGCAATGTACGCCACGCGCTGGCTGCTGGCGCCGATCTATATCGGGCTGTCCCTCGGGTTGCTGGCGCTGGCATTGAAATTCTTCCAGGAAGTGTTTCATGTCATTCCCAACGTCTTCTCCATGGCCGAGTCCGAGCTGATTCTGGTGCTGCTGTCGCTGATCGACATGGCGCTGGTCGGCGGTTTGCTGGTGATGGTGATGATTTCCGGCTACGAGAACTTCGTGTCCGAGCTGAATATCGACGAAGGCAAGGAAAAGCTCAGCTGGCTGGGCACCATGGACTCCTCGTCGCTGAAGATGAAAGTGGCGGCGTCGATCGTGGCGATTTCCTCGATCCACCTGCTGCGGATCTTCATGGATGCCAAGAACGTCGATCCCGAGCACCTGATGTGGTACGTGATTATCCACATGACTTTCGTGATCTCGGCGTTCGCCATGGGTTATCTGGACAAGCTCACCAAGCATTGA
- a CDS encoding zinc ribbon domain-containing protein YjdM — MSTLPPCPKCNSEYTYEDGTQLVCPECAHEWSAGGEAEVASDDAVKKDSVGNVLQDGDTITVIKDLKVKGTSLVVKVGTKVKNIRLCDGDHDIDCKIDGIGPMKLKSEFVRKV; from the coding sequence GTGAGCACGTTGCCACCCTGCCCGAAATGCAATTCCGAATACACCTACGAAGACGGCACCCAACTGGTGTGCCCGGAGTGCGCCCACGAGTGGTCTGCCGGCGGTGAAGCCGAAGTCGCGTCCGATGATGCCGTGAAGAAAGATTCGGTCGGCAACGTCCTGCAGGACGGCGACACCATCACGGTGATCAAGGACCTGAAGGTCAAGGGCACCTCGCTGGTGGTCAAGGTCGGCACCAAGGTCAAGAACATCCGCCTTTGCGACGGCGACCACGACATCGACTGCAAGATCGACGGCATCGGCCCGATGAAACTCAAATCCGAGTTCGTCAGAAAAGTCTGA
- a CDS encoding DUF3015 domain-containing protein yields the protein MKRILLGTLFTAVSINAMAQAPGGPDCGWGNMLFEGQRGTPAHFLASTTNGTSGNATFGMTSGTNGCSTNASLTYGGKSWFAMNGMMNELSEDMAKGNGEALTTYAVVLGVAPEDRAHFAAVTHEHFQQIFSKADVTAEDVHTNTLAVLKADPRLAKYATQA from the coding sequence ATGAAACGGATTCTTCTCGGTACTCTCTTCACCGCTGTATCCATCAACGCAATGGCGCAAGCTCCAGGCGGCCCGGATTGCGGCTGGGGCAACATGCTGTTCGAAGGTCAGCGTGGCACTCCGGCTCACTTCCTGGCATCCACCACCAACGGCACCTCCGGCAACGCCACGTTCGGCATGACATCCGGTACCAACGGTTGCTCCACCAACGCCTCGCTGACCTATGGCGGCAAATCCTGGTTTGCCATGAATGGCATGATGAACGAGCTGTCCGAAGACATGGCAAAAGGCAACGGCGAAGCGCTGACGACCTATGCCGTGGTACTGGGCGTGGCGCCGGAAGACCGTGCGCACTTCGCCGCCGTCACTCACGAGCACTTTCAGCAGATCTTCAGCAAGGCTGACGTGACTGCCGAAGACGTGCATACCAACACCCTGGCCGTGCTGAAAGCAGACCCTCGTCTGGCCAAGTACGCCACTCAGGCTTAA